GTGGTCGTCCTCACCGGATTCCCCAAGGGCATGCCAAGCGAACTGGGCGCGCACCTCAATTCGGAAAAGGCGGTCATGGCGATGAAGCGCGGCGCGGTTGCCCTGATCGCCATTCCCACCATCGAGGACACCGCCCGTCGCCCGTGGGAGAAACGCGTTGCGATTTCCGATGGTCCGGCCAAGGGCTGGGTTGGCGCCGATGGCAAGGCGTTCAGCCGCGCGCCCGGCATCAAGGCCTCGATCACGCTGAACCCCGATGCCGCCGCGCCGCTGTTTGCCGCTGCGAAAAAGCCATTGGCGAAAGTTCGGGCGGCTGCGGACAAAAAGGGCGGTAGGCCCAAGGGCTTTGCGCTGCCGGGCAAGGCCAGTCTGTCGCTCGCCAGCACATGGAAGGACGTGACCAGCGCCAATGTGGTCGCCATGCTGCCGGGAAGCGATGCGAAGCTGGCGGGTGAATTCGTCGGCATGACCGCGCATCTCGATCACATCGGCATCCACGGCAAGGGTGAGGATACGCTGCATAATGGCGCGATGGACAATGCGTCGGGCGTCGCCACCATGCTCGAAGTCGCCAAGGCCATCGCAACGGAAAAGCCGCGCCGTTCGGTGCTGTTTGCTGCGCTGACCGGCGAGGAAGGCGGGCTGATCGGTTCCGACTTCCTTGCGCGCCACCCGGTCGCCAGCAGTGATCTTGTCGCCGTCGTCAATTTCGACATGCCGGTGCTCACTTACATGTTCACCGATGTCGTCGCGTTCGGCGCGGAAAACTCTACCATGGGTCCGGTCGTGGCCGATGCGGCGCGCAAGGCAGGCATCAAGCTTTCGCCTGATCCCATACCCGAAGAAGGTCTGTTCACGCGGTCGGATCACTACCGTTTCGTGCAGCAGGGCGTGCCTGCCGTGTTCATGATGACGGGCTTCGAAGGCCCCGGCGAAAAGGCGTTCCGCGATTTCCTCAAGACCAATTATCACCAGCCCAGCGATGACCTGAAGCTGCCGTTCAACTGGGATGCTGCGGCGCTCTTCGCCAAGGTCAATTACTTCACCGTGCAATCGCTCGCCAATGCCGATGAACGCCCGCGCTGGTATGCGAACAGCTTCTTCG
This genomic interval from Novosphingobium sp. CECT 9465 contains the following:
- a CDS encoding M28 family metallopeptidase; amino-acid sequence: MNVKPALIAALLATVATPAFAQGPVFDAEAVRAHVTFLADDLLEGRDTGSRGYDIAANYVASQFIAMGLKPAAADGTFFQKLTVREARLDGAPKLILNFGGKDTVLSDTAQVLVRPSLAEKAVTLDAPMVFAGFGFDRPDLGFDDYKGLDVTGKIVVVLTGFPKGMPSELGAHLNSEKAVMAMKRGAVALIAIPTIEDTARRPWEKRVAISDGPAKGWVGADGKAFSRAPGIKASITLNPDAAAPLFAAAKKPLAKVRAAADKKGGRPKGFALPGKASLSLASTWKDVTSANVVAMLPGSDAKLAGEFVGMTAHLDHIGIHGKGEDTLHNGAMDNASGVATMLEVAKAIATEKPRRSVLFAALTGEEGGLIGSDFLARHPVASSDLVAVVNFDMPVLTYMFTDVVAFGAENSTMGPVVADAARKAGIKLSPDPIPEEGLFTRSDHYRFVQQGVPAVFMMTGFEGPGEKAFRDFLKTNYHQPSDDLKLPFNWDAAALFAKVNYFTVQSLANADERPRWYANSFFGKEFTPGAAKANDPAK